In Kordiimonas pumila, a single genomic region encodes these proteins:
- the pstB gene encoding phosphate ABC transporter ATP-binding protein PstB: MFKSSPEYDSMTEQRTPKMSAKGVNVYYGDNHAIHNISLDLFRDEVTALIGPSGCGKSTFLRCLNRMNDTVASCRVEGSISLDGDDIYASKIDVVQLRARVGMVFQKPNPFPKSIYDNIAYGPRIHGLSNNRTDLDEIVTTALEKAGLWNEVKDRLDAPGTALSGGQQQRLCIARAIAVNPEVILMDEPCSALDPIATAKVENLIDELKGRYAIIIVTHSMQQAARISQKTAFFHMGDLVEHGDTTEIFTSPKKERTRDYITGRFG; encoded by the coding sequence ATGTTTAAATCCTCACCTGAGTATGATTCAATGACAGAACAACGCACCCCTAAAATGTCTGCTAAGGGCGTAAATGTTTATTATGGCGATAATCACGCGATCCATAATATCTCTCTGGATTTATTTAGAGATGAAGTTACAGCTCTAATTGGCCCATCCGGATGCGGTAAATCAACCTTCTTGCGGTGCTTGAACCGTATGAACGATACTGTCGCCAGTTGCCGTGTAGAAGGCTCAATATCTCTTGACGGCGATGACATTTACGCATCAAAGATTGATGTTGTTCAGCTTCGCGCAAGAGTTGGTATGGTATTTCAGAAGCCAAATCCCTTCCCTAAATCTATATATGATAATATTGCTTACGGGCCTCGCATTCACGGCCTGTCAAACAATAGAACTGATCTTGATGAAATTGTTACCACAGCGCTTGAAAAAGCAGGCCTATGGAATGAAGTTAAAGACCGGCTCGATGCACCAGGAACTGCCCTTTCTGGCGGCCAACAGCAGCGGTTATGTATTGCGCGCGCTATTGCCGTTAACCCTGAGGTTATCTTAATGGATGAACCCTGTTCTGCGCTTGACCCAATCGCAACAGCAAAAGTTGAAAACCTGATTGATGAACTTAAAGGTAGGTATGCTATTATAATTGTGACACACAGTATGCAGCAAGCAGCCCGTATTTCACAAAAGACAGCATTCTTTCACATGGGTGATCTTGTTGAGCATGGCGACACAACAGAGATTTTTACATCCCCTAAAAAAGAACGGACCCGTGACTATATCACTGGCCGGTTTGGGTAA
- the pstA gene encoding phosphate ABC transporter permease PstA, whose product MSETEKFQPTDWTSPEMAKRIKRRYKREKTFRICGLSAVIIAGLFLVTLLGNIVTDGMKGFLQTSIVLDITFDEKTLGNPREIGIEAFQERVKKTNMLLLVQAAMSHHFPEVTNKRDKRKLLKLISTGAREQLRNEILENPNYIGTTRQVSLLASDDVDQVVKGNTDTTIVEANRKVKDDEIIWLDKLDSEGRVSLNFHTRFFTQGDSREPELAGIWGAAVGSALTLLVTLAIAFPVGVLSAIYLEEFAPKNRLTDLIEVNINNLAAVPSIVFGLLGLAVFLGFMNLPRSAPLVGGLTLALMTLPTIIIAARASIKAVPPSIRDAARGLGASPMQVVFHNVVPLAMPGILTGTIIGMAQALGETAPLLMIGMVAFIVDIPGGITDAATALPVQIYLWADSPERAFVEKTSAAIMVLLAFLIAMNGLAIWLRQKFEQQW is encoded by the coding sequence ATGTCTGAAACAGAAAAATTTCAACCGACTGACTGGACATCACCAGAGATGGCGAAGCGTATTAAACGTCGGTACAAACGGGAAAAAACATTCCGTATTTGTGGTCTGTCTGCCGTTATTATAGCGGGTTTATTTCTGGTTACCCTTTTAGGTAATATTGTCACAGATGGCATGAAAGGTTTTCTCCAAACCAGCATTGTTCTGGATATAACCTTTGATGAGAAAACACTTGGTAACCCGCGTGAAATTGGTATTGAAGCTTTTCAGGAACGTGTCAAGAAAACGAATATGCTTCTGCTTGTTCAAGCTGCAATGTCTCATCACTTTCCTGAAGTCACAAACAAACGCGATAAAAGAAAGCTGCTGAAACTGATTAGTACAGGCGCACGCGAACAACTGCGCAACGAAATTTTGGAAAACCCCAATTATATTGGCACCACTAGGCAGGTTTCTTTGCTTGCGTCTGATGATGTAGATCAGGTGGTTAAAGGAAATACTGACACCACTATTGTTGAGGCGAACCGTAAAGTTAAAGATGATGAGATAATCTGGCTAGACAAATTGGATTCTGAAGGCCGGGTGTCACTGAATTTCCATACTCGCTTTTTCACTCAGGGTGATTCTCGGGAACCTGAGCTTGCAGGAATTTGGGGGGCCGCTGTTGGTTCAGCCCTTACCCTCCTTGTAACACTTGCTATTGCTTTCCCTGTCGGTGTTTTAAGCGCTATATATCTAGAAGAGTTTGCCCCTAAAAACCGGTTAACTGATTTAATTGAAGTGAATATCAATAACTTGGCTGCAGTACCTTCGATTGTGTTTGGTTTATTAGGGCTAGCAGTTTTCCTCGGCTTCATGAACCTTCCTCGCTCTGCTCCACTTGTTGGTGGACTTACACTGGCTTTAATGACGTTGCCAACTATCATTATTGCTGCAAGGGCATCGATCAAAGCCGTTCCGCCCTCCATTCGCGACGCAGCCCGCGGTCTTGGGGCTTCACCAATGCAAGTTGTCTTTCATAATGTTGTGCCACTGGCCATGCCTGGCATTCTAACCGGAACCATTATTGGTATGGCACAAGCACTCGGTGAAACAGCACCGCTATTGATGATAGGCATGGTAGCTTTCATTGTTGATATACCCGGCGGAATAACCGATGCTGCAACCGCCTTGCCCGTTCAAATATACCTATGGGCAGATAGCCCTGAACGGGCTTTTGTTGAGAAAACTTCAGCAGCTATTATGGTGTTGCTGGCTTTCCTTATTGCAATGAACGGCCTAGCCATCTGGTTACGGCAAAAATTTGAGCAACAGTGGTAG
- the pstC gene encoding phosphate ABC transporter permease subunit PstC yields the protein MTSSVIFVIVSVLALLAFAIVRQKALASVDGDTSKLHSLPRHYGYFAASCVLLPSLLVFILWIIFGQDILESIMIAGLPEGITEQYREHATLIINRIRLVIENGANLESNPDILAAASHYHALYLKGIWAAFSLSLAAGLLGLFFALNRAHADFRARNRFEKVMTAFLIASSAIAIFTTLGIIISLFFESVRFFKEVPLTEFLFGLKWSPQIALRADQVGSSGAFGAVPLFAGTFLISLLAMLIAGPVGLFSAIYMTQYASERVRKIVKPMLEILAGVPTVVYGFFAALTIAPLFRDTGDFFGIHIASESALAAGFVMGIMIIPFVSSLSDDAITAVPNSLKDGSLALGATKSETIIKVLLPAALPGIVGAFLLAISRAVGETMIVVMAAGMQPNLTANPFEAVTTVTVQIVALLTGDQEFDSAKTLSAFALGLTLFVITMCLNIFALRVVRKYREAYE from the coding sequence ATGACTAGCTCCGTAATATTTGTTATTGTTTCTGTACTGGCCCTGCTGGCCTTCGCAATTGTCCGGCAGAAAGCACTTGCTTCTGTTGACGGTGATACATCCAAGCTACATTCACTTCCAAGGCACTATGGATATTTTGCAGCTAGCTGTGTGCTTTTGCCTTCTTTATTGGTGTTCATCCTCTGGATTATATTTGGCCAGGACATTCTTGAAAGCATCATGATTGCAGGTTTGCCGGAAGGGATAACCGAGCAATATAGAGAGCATGCAACACTCATTATTAACCGTATACGGCTGGTAATAGAGAATGGTGCTAATCTAGAATCAAACCCTGACATTTTAGCCGCTGCATCCCATTACCATGCGCTTTACTTGAAAGGTATATGGGCGGCGTTTAGTTTATCTCTTGCTGCTGGCTTACTAGGTTTGTTCTTTGCACTGAATAGAGCGCACGCTGACTTTCGTGCAAGAAATCGCTTTGAAAAAGTAATGACTGCCTTCCTGATTGCTAGTTCTGCCATCGCTATTTTCACTACACTCGGCATTATCATTTCATTGTTTTTTGAAAGCGTGCGCTTCTTTAAAGAAGTTCCTCTTACAGAATTTCTATTTGGTCTTAAATGGAGCCCACAGATTGCCCTACGCGCTGACCAAGTGGGATCTTCCGGTGCCTTTGGTGCTGTGCCCCTATTTGCCGGCACGTTTTTAATCAGTCTTCTCGCTATGCTTATAGCTGGGCCTGTAGGGCTGTTTTCAGCAATTTATATGACACAGTATGCAAGTGAAAGGGTACGCAAAATTGTAAAGCCTATGCTTGAAATTCTCGCTGGTGTGCCAACAGTGGTTTATGGTTTTTTTGCAGCCCTCACCATTGCACCACTTTTTAGAGATACAGGCGATTTTTTCGGCATTCACATCGCCAGTGAAAGCGCACTTGCTGCAGGTTTCGTGATGGGTATAATGATTATTCCATTTGTTTCATCATTATCAGATGATGCAATTACAGCAGTACCGAACTCCCTCAAAGACGGGTCTTTAGCACTAGGCGCCACAAAATCAGAGACAATTATAAAGGTGCTTTTACCCGCAGCACTACCCGGCATTGTCGGTGCCTTCCTACTTGCAATCAGTCGTGCCGTAGGTGAGACGATGATTGTTGTTATGGCAGCGGGCATGCAGCCAAACCTTACTGCTAACCCCTTTGAAGCAGTAACAACAGTTACAGTGCAAATTGTAGCGCTTTTAACAGGTGACCAAGAGTTTGACAGTGCCAAAACGCTCTCAGCATTTGCACTTGGTCTAACCCTGTTTGTTATCACAATGTGCCTTAATATCTTTGCCCTACGCGTTGTTAGAAAATACCGCGAAGCATACGAGTAA
- a CDS encoding PstS family phosphate ABC transporter substrate-binding protein has product MKKLALLAALIGTVSFTSQNAEAQSRDQIRIVGSSTVFPFSTAVAEEFGRTSSFKTPIVESTGSGGGLKLFCAGIGTSHPDITNSSRRIKKSEVELCASNGVSDIIEVKIGYDGIVIAASKNAEPMTLTLKDLYLALAAKVPEKGTEGGLDHIIDNPYKNWNEVNPSLPNKPIVVLGPPPTSGTRDAFNELAIEAGCDSFSGNAALKKTEPKTYKAVCLSIREDGAYVEAGENDNLIVQKLQADDKAVGVFGFSFLDQNADVIIAFPVAKHVGDEPQEPTFEAISDGAYPISRSLFFYVKKAHIGVIPGIEEYLAEFTSDKAIGDLGYLSDRGLIPLSSEEQEEVKHAAETLKPLTLD; this is encoded by the coding sequence ATGAAAAAGTTAGCACTTCTTGCTGCCCTTATAGGCACAGTATCCTTCACTTCACAAAACGCTGAAGCACAATCACGCGATCAAATCCGCATTGTTGGCTCTTCTACTGTATTCCCATTTTCCACAGCCGTGGCAGAAGAGTTTGGGCGCACATCATCTTTTAAAACGCCAATTGTTGAATCAACAGGTTCCGGCGGCGGCCTGAAACTTTTTTGCGCAGGCATCGGCACGAGCCACCCAGATATTACCAACTCTTCGCGCCGAATTAAAAAATCTGAAGTAGAGCTATGCGCGAGTAATGGTGTATCAGACATCATAGAAGTAAAAATTGGATATGACGGTATTGTTATTGCCGCATCAAAAAATGCGGAGCCAATGACATTAACCTTAAAAGACCTGTATTTGGCTCTTGCCGCTAAGGTGCCTGAAAAAGGCACAGAGGGTGGTCTTGATCACATTATAGACAACCCATACAAAAACTGGAATGAAGTTAACCCTTCCCTTCCAAATAAACCCATTGTTGTGCTTGGCCCTCCTCCAACATCAGGGACCCGCGATGCCTTTAATGAGCTAGCAATTGAAGCAGGCTGTGATTCATTCTCAGGTAATGCAGCCCTCAAGAAAACTGAGCCTAAAACATATAAAGCTGTTTGCCTCAGCATTCGTGAAGACGGTGCTTATGTTGAAGCTGGTGAAAACGACAACCTTATTGTTCAAAAGCTACAAGCCGATGATAAAGCAGTTGGTGTCTTTGGTTTCAGCTTTCTTGACCAAAATGCTGACGTGATTATTGCTTTCCCTGTTGCTAAACATGTTGGTGACGAACCACAAGAGCCGACTTTTGAAGCGATTTCCGATGGTGCATACCCAATATCACGCTCTCTATTCTTCTATGTTAAGAAAGCTCACATTGGTGTTATTCCAGGCATTGAAGAATATCTTGCAGAGTTCACCAGTGATAAAGCAATCGGTGACCTAGGGTATTTATCGGATCGCGGCCTTATCCCTCTTTCCAGTGAAGAACAGGAAGAAGTAAAGCACGCAGCTGAAACGTTGAAGCCTCTGACTCTCGACTAA
- a CDS encoding sensor histidine kinase, whose amino-acid sequence MSSPLKDYKTLVTEKGILIVIIAVIAVLWSVNQLTFISFFVIAGSAAALLLQLEVNNRIEELKIRRSVAQERRITNEQGVQSLRANALNGLPSPIVLVDDNHTITFANDAALTLLGHEIVTNDVFLYLRQSSFVTALDKVLAGDPAHNGTIRYTNSHGRSFDLTLGPVTNTEANAAEPIQALVFFYEVTSLLRTEQMRVDFVANASHELRTPLTSITGFIETLQGPARDDIEAQQRFLDIMSSEADRMIRLIDDLLSLSQIEMTRHITPESTIDVQTVINSTITTFSTRASKRGIKFISNMEDNLPRVVADSDQITQVFVNLIGNAAKYADQDTNIHVSATLAHTGKSVILSVRDEGPGIAMEHLGRLTERFYRVDTARSRKMGGTGLGLAIVKHILLRHGSQLDIKSKIGQGTVFSFKLPVSRNTAPSDVTKVK is encoded by the coding sequence ATGAGTTCACCTTTAAAAGACTATAAAACCCTTGTAACAGAAAAAGGTATTCTCATAGTTATCATTGCTGTGATTGCAGTGCTATGGTCGGTTAACCAACTGACATTTATAAGCTTTTTTGTTATAGCAGGTAGTGCCGCCGCTCTTTTATTACAGTTAGAAGTTAATAACCGCATTGAGGAACTAAAAATCAGACGGTCTGTCGCTCAAGAACGTCGTATTACTAATGAACAAGGGGTTCAGTCCTTACGCGCTAATGCCTTAAACGGCTTACCCTCCCCTATAGTATTGGTTGATGACAACCATACTATTACCTTTGCTAACGATGCCGCACTAACCCTCCTTGGTCATGAAATTGTAACAAATGACGTTTTCCTTTATTTGCGCCAGTCAAGTTTTGTTACAGCTCTGGACAAAGTCCTTGCTGGAGATCCAGCCCATAATGGTACAATTCGTTACACCAACAGCCATGGTCGTAGCTTTGATTTAACACTGGGACCTGTCACAAACACGGAAGCAAACGCCGCTGAACCAATACAGGCACTGGTGTTCTTTTATGAAGTCACAAGCTTGTTACGTACAGAGCAAATGCGGGTAGATTTTGTAGCCAATGCCAGCCATGAGCTAAGAACCCCCCTTACATCCATTACCGGCTTCATAGAAACCCTTCAAGGGCCAGCACGCGACGACATTGAGGCGCAGCAGCGTTTTCTGGACATTATGTCAAGTGAAGCCGATAGAATGATACGCCTGATTGATGATTTATTATCATTGTCACAAATTGAAATGACACGCCACATCACGCCAGAAAGCACTATTGATGTACAAACTGTTATTAACAGTACAATAACAACCTTTTCAACACGCGCTAGCAAACGTGGTATTAAATTTATCTCAAATATGGAAGATAATTTGCCCCGCGTTGTCGCTGACAGTGACCAAATCACACAGGTTTTTGTCAACCTCATTGGGAATGCTGCAAAGTATGCAGATCAAGACACCAATATTCATGTGAGCGCCACTCTTGCACATACCGGTAAAAGCGTCATTCTTTCTGTGCGTGATGAAGGCCCTGGAATAGCGATGGAACATTTAGGCAGACTCACAGAACGCTTTTACCGTGTGGATACTGCCCGGTCGCGAAAAATGGGGGGTACAGGGCTTGGACTTGCTATTGTAAAACACATACTTTTGCGACATGGTTCACAGCTAGACATCAAAAGTAAAATCGGCCAAGGTACCGTCTTCAGCTTCAAATTGCCGGTTTCACGAAACACGGCCCCCAGTGATGTCACGAAAGTGAAATAA
- a CDS encoding HPr-rel-A system PqqD family peptide chaperone, giving the protein MAAGPVDSSFLWVADAAHISNRQFEDVFLVFNKLSGDTHILNFLSAAILDFLSDEKMQVADLAARIWLELELDQEDCPVSLIETTLAELDTTGLVTPVTGARDD; this is encoded by the coding sequence ATGGCAGCAGGACCAGTTGATTCCAGTTTTTTATGGGTCGCAGATGCGGCCCATATTTCTAACCGGCAGTTTGAAGATGTTTTTCTGGTTTTTAATAAACTGTCTGGCGATACTCACATTTTGAACTTCTTATCCGCCGCTATACTTGATTTTTTAAGTGATGAGAAAATGCAGGTAGCTGATCTGGCTGCCCGTATTTGGTTGGAATTAGAGCTTGACCAAGAGGACTGTCCTGTAAGCCTGATTGAAACTACACTTGCAGAGTTAGACACAACGGGGCTGGTTACACCTGTAACTGGAGCGCGCGATGATTGA
- a CDS encoding HprK-related kinase A: MIEFRRARDFSRDEILGAMKQGTLEMSLGPFTTLVKANSPSLLEFFYDAYRDVPVRLVMQDVTDITLEMRAPTIVRRYIRKQIIPDPGFQVPAIPLPESMAALSFEMGLNLAVALKCCRYVTFHAGVVAGPKGAILMCAASGGGKSTLVSALMEEGYRLYSDEFGLLNLQTAKLHAYPRPISLKGSSIPIVRDMSGPDWMTPALTGTPKGQIAYRRPRPEDILNENPVAVTRLIFFPRFQEGARPAARKMAKSEAIMRLIPSSTNYHLLGEEAFTALANMVAGAEAYELVYGNTRDSLVMVKDLAAKVMV; encoded by the coding sequence ATGATTGAGTTTCGGCGAGCACGCGATTTTTCTCGTGATGAAATTCTCGGTGCTATGAAGCAAGGCACGCTTGAAATGTCGCTTGGTCCTTTTACGACACTTGTTAAAGCAAACAGTCCGTCACTGCTTGAGTTTTTTTACGATGCATACCGTGATGTACCTGTTCGGCTGGTGATGCAGGATGTTACAGATATAACGCTTGAGATGCGTGCGCCCACTATAGTGCGGCGGTATATTCGTAAGCAAATTATCCCTGACCCAGGCTTTCAGGTGCCCGCTATTCCGCTGCCGGAAAGTATGGCTGCCTTATCTTTTGAAATGGGCTTAAATCTTGCTGTAGCTTTAAAGTGTTGCCGCTATGTAACCTTTCATGCAGGTGTTGTTGCAGGGCCTAAAGGGGCTATCTTAATGTGTGCTGCATCTGGCGGTGGTAAAAGCACTCTTGTGTCTGCATTAATGGAGGAAGGATACAGGTTATATTCTGATGAATTTGGCCTCCTGAATTTGCAAACGGCAAAACTGCATGCTTACCCGCGACCAATTTCCCTAAAAGGGAGTTCCATCCCAATTGTGCGGGATATGTCTGGGCCTGACTGGATGACACCTGCCTTAACAGGCACTCCAAAGGGGCAGATTGCATACCGCCGGCCAAGGCCGGAAGATATTTTGAATGAAAACCCGGTTGCGGTTACTCGGTTAATATTTTTTCCACGTTTTCAGGAAGGCGCACGCCCCGCAGCTCGTAAAATGGCTAAATCAGAAGCTATTATGCGACTTATTCCAAGCTCGACAAATTATCACCTGCTTGGGGAAGAGGCCTTTACTGCCCTTGCTAATATGGTTGCTGGTGCTGAAGCCTATGAACTTGTGTACGGTAATACGCGGGATAGTTTGGTAATGGTGAAAGACTTGGCTGCAAAGGTGATGGTATGA
- a CDS encoding nucleotidyltransferase family protein translates to MSAQWLRVIAGKMPLPDDMLERSKLLNYADGHHVLGQMATVWLNEATGKTHDVMENALYRARFDHNMLQFEINRLQRALLGSDIKAVLLKGGAYVASDLKAGRGRRVSDLDILVVEADIKKTEKLLLEAEWAFDETTANPYDQQYYRENMHELPPLRHTKRRTILDVHHCLLPKTARVKIRSELFFDTIKPFANTGLYTFDELDTFIHSAIHSFADGSFDTPARSVLELWYLLQDIPETKDEALWHRAQATGAEKPVSYALWAVGAFLDEERANALLTRSSVKLSVLVRWCFRQKLEKPDQAYFAKLVLYIRSHYMRMPMGKLVGHLAVKLFRRLKGLIDQQDQTKT, encoded by the coding sequence ATGAGCGCGCAGTGGTTAAGGGTTATTGCCGGTAAAATGCCTTTACCTGATGATATGCTAGAACGATCAAAGCTGTTAAATTATGCTGATGGTCATCATGTTTTAGGCCAAATGGCTACAGTTTGGTTGAATGAAGCAACGGGCAAAACCCATGACGTAATGGAAAATGCTCTTTATAGGGCTCGCTTTGATCACAATATGCTGCAGTTTGAAATAAACCGCCTGCAAAGAGCTTTGTTGGGGAGTGATATAAAGGCGGTTCTGCTTAAAGGCGGTGCCTATGTAGCTTCCGACTTAAAGGCTGGCCGTGGCAGGCGCGTTAGTGACCTGGATATTCTTGTTGTAGAAGCTGATATTAAAAAAACCGAAAAGCTATTACTGGAAGCTGAATGGGCTTTTGATGAGACAACTGCTAATCCGTATGATCAGCAGTATTACCGAGAAAATATGCATGAGTTACCACCTTTAAGGCACACTAAAAGGCGCACTATATTAGATGTACATCATTGTTTGTTGCCTAAAACTGCTCGTGTTAAAATAAGATCCGAGTTGTTTTTTGATACTATAAAGCCATTTGCCAATACTGGCCTTTATACTTTTGATGAATTAGATACATTTATCCATTCGGCTATTCATTCATTTGCCGATGGCTCCTTTGATACACCAGCACGCAGCGTTTTGGAGCTATGGTATCTATTGCAAGATATTCCAGAGACCAAAGATGAAGCGTTATGGCACCGTGCACAAGCAACGGGCGCAGAAAAGCCTGTGAGCTATGCTTTATGGGCGGTTGGTGCTTTTCTTGATGAGGAACGAGCCAATGCTCTTTTAACGAGAAGTTCGGTTAAGCTTTCAGTGTTGGTGAGATGGTGTTTCAGGCAAAAGCTGGAAAAGCCTGATCAAGCATATTTTGCAAAGCTGGTTTTGTATATTCGCAGCCACTATATGCGAATGCCTATGGGCAAATTGGTCGGTCATTTAGCAGTAAAGCTATTTCGGCGTCTTAAAGGTCTAATAGACCAACAAGATCAGACAAAGACGTAA
- the gph gene encoding phosphoglycolate phosphatase (PGP is an essential enzyme in the glycolate salvage pathway in higher organisms (photorespiration in plants). Phosphoglycolate results from the oxidase activity of RubisCO in the Calvin cycle when concentrations of carbon dioxide are low relative to oxygen. This enzyme is a member of the Haloacid Dehalogenase (HAD) superfamily of aspartate-nucleophile hydrolase enzymes (PF00702).): MTKFPAKIVVFDLDGTLIDTAVDLHAATNHVLKSLNIAPATLEQVRPYVGFGAIKLIETGLELSGNTTKYNAHDYKDMFLSYYSNHISVHSRLFSGGSEMLNTLQGAGVKMAICTNKPLGLAQQLLGDLGLSSYFEAITGGDSFPYKKPDPRHLQETIKLMGIKGPAVMVGDSSPDILCAKAAGIPVIAANYGYPDQPILSLGPDACITSLSDLVGLLDL; encoded by the coding sequence ATGACTAAATTTCCTGCCAAAATAGTGGTTTTTGATTTGGATGGTACCTTAATTGACACAGCAGTTGATCTGCATGCCGCAACAAACCATGTTTTAAAAAGCCTGAACATTGCTCCGGCTACACTTGAGCAGGTTAGGCCTTATGTAGGCTTTGGTGCTATTAAGCTTATTGAAACAGGTTTGGAACTCTCCGGCAACACAACTAAGTATAACGCACATGACTATAAAGACATGTTTCTAAGCTATTACAGCAACCACATCTCTGTACATTCCCGCTTGTTTTCGGGCGGTTCGGAAATGCTTAATACCCTTCAAGGTGCAGGGGTTAAAATGGCTATATGCACAAATAAACCTTTAGGTTTGGCACAGCAACTGCTGGGGGACTTAGGCCTTTCCTCTTATTTTGAAGCAATCACTGGGGGCGATAGTTTCCCTTATAAAAAACCTGACCCTAGGCATTTGCAGGAAACCATTAAACTGATGGGTATAAAGGGGCCTGCCGTGATGGTTGGTGATAGCTCACCGGATATTTTATGCGCTAAGGCAGCTGGTATACCGGTTATTGCCGCAAATTATGGCTACCCAGACCAGCCTATTTTATCTCTTGGGCCTGATGCTTGTATTACGTCTTTGTCTGATCTTGTTGGTCTATTAGACCTTTAA
- a CDS encoding class II 3-deoxy-7-phosphoheptulonate synthase, whose product MSEWRPDSWKSKPVIQVPEYPDQNIVKQVEEELSSYPPLVFAGEARNLKAKLAEVAEGRAFLLQGGDCAESFAEFHPNNIRDTFRVILQMAVVLTYAASCPVVKVGRLAGQFAKPRSSNTEVIDGVELPSYRGDIINSINFDAASRIPDPTRMLKAYSQSAATLNLLRAFAQGGYANLMSVHRWNLDFVEKSGAGEQYQALADRIGEALNFMEACGINANAVPQLQGTDFFTSHEALLLGYEQALTRVDSTSGQWYDTSAHMLWVGDRTRQTDGAHLEFLRGIGNPVASKVGPSTDPDDLIRLIDILNPKNEAGRLTLISRFGADKVEDYLPRLLRRVKEEGRKVVWSCDPMHGNTVKASGDLKTRPFERILAEVKQVFACHKAEGTYAGGIHLELTGQNVTECTGGAIAVTEDTLASRYHTHCDPRLNASQAIELAFQLAESLKDERESLVKNAAA is encoded by the coding sequence ATGAGTGAATGGCGCCCCGATAGTTGGAAAAGCAAACCTGTAATACAGGTGCCAGAGTATCCTGACCAAAATATTGTAAAGCAAGTTGAGGAAGAGCTTTCAAGCTATCCTCCGCTGGTTTTTGCAGGTGAAGCACGAAACCTTAAAGCCAAATTGGCTGAGGTTGCTGAGGGCCGCGCATTTTTATTGCAGGGCGGTGACTGCGCTGAAAGCTTTGCTGAGTTTCATCCAAACAATATACGCGATACATTCCGTGTTATTCTGCAGATGGCGGTTGTGCTGACATATGCGGCCAGTTGTCCTGTTGTTAAGGTGGGTAGGCTTGCGGGTCAGTTTGCTAAGCCACGTTCTTCTAACACAGAAGTTATTGATGGTGTTGAGCTACCTAGTTATAGAGGCGATATTATCAACAGCATTAATTTTGATGCTGCCTCACGGATACCTGACCCAACCAGAATGCTGAAAGCTTACAGCCAGTCTGCTGCAACATTGAACCTGCTGCGTGCCTTTGCACAGGGTGGTTATGCAAACCTTATGTCTGTGCACCGCTGGAACCTTGATTTTGTTGAAAAAAGTGGTGCAGGGGAACAGTATCAAGCACTGGCTGACCGTATTGGCGAAGCTCTGAACTTTATGGAAGCATGCGGTATTAATGCGAACGCTGTACCTCAGTTGCAAGGTACAGACTTTTTTACATCGCACGAAGCGTTGTTGCTAGGTTATGAACAGGCGCTTACTCGCGTGGATTCTACTTCAGGTCAGTGGTATGATACTTCGGCTCATATGCTGTGGGTAGGAGATCGTACCCGGCAAACTGATGGTGCTCATCTTGAGTTTCTGCGCGGGATTGGTAACCCTGTTGCATCAAAAGTTGGTCCGTCAACAGACCCTGATGACCTCATTCGGTTGATCGATATTTTGAACCCGAAAAACGAAGCTGGTCGTTTAACGCTTATCTCTCGTTTTGGTGCAGACAAGGTCGAAGACTATCTGCCTCGCTTGTTGCGGCGGGTAAAAGAAGAGGGCCGTAAAGTTGTTTGGTCATGCGATCCAATGCACGGTAACACTGTTAAGGCGTCTGGCGACCTGAAAACACGGCCGTTTGAGCGCATTCTTGCCGAAGTGAAACAAGTATTTGCCTGCCATAAAGCAGAAGGTACTTATGCGGGCGGTATTCACCTTGAGCTAACTGGCCAGAATGTAACGGAATGTACAGGCGGTGCAATTGCTGTGACGGAAGATACTTTAGCATCGCGGTATCATACACACTGCGACCCGCGTTTGAATGCAAGCCAGGCAATTGAGCTAGCGTTCCAGTTAGCGGAAAGCCTGAAAGATGAGCGTGAATCCCTTGTTAAAAATGCAGCTGCCTAA